The genomic DNA GCGAGAGCGATCGCGGCCGGCGTGCTGTCGTGCCGTTGCGCGACGTGGTCGAGCGCGCCGAGAATCCGCAAGCCGCGGCCGTTCAGGTATTTCTCGACCCGGCTGCCACGCACCTTGCCGGCCAGATCGGCCTCGCTGCGATATTTGCCCGACAGAAACCCGCTCGCGAGGCTGTAATAGACGACCACGCCGAGATGATGCGCGAGCGCCACCGGCTCGCTGTCGCGTTCGTATTGCGCGCGGTCGTACAAATTGTATTCGGGCTGCAGCAACTGATACTCGGGCAGCCCGTGCTGGCGCGACACCGCAAGCGCTTCCTCGACGCGCGCGCCGCTGTAGTTGGACGCGCCTATCACACGCACCTTGCCCGCCTCGATCAGCTTCTGATACGCGCCGAGCGTTTCGGCGAGCGGCGTGGCGGTGTCGTCGTCATGGGAAAAATAGACGTCGATGTAATCAGTTTGCAGGCGACGCAACGAGTCTTCGACCGCCGCCTGGATGTTCGCGGCCGACAGCCCCTTGCGCAGCGGATGCTTCGACACCTTGGTCGCGAGCACGATCCGCTCGCGCTTGCCGCTCCGGCGAAACCACTTGCCGAGGATCGTCTCCGACTCGCCGCCCTTGTTGCCGGGCACCCAGGCAGAGTAGACATCGGCGGTATCGATGAAGTCGAGTCCAGCGTCGACGAACGCATCGAGGATCGAAAACGACGTCGCCTCGTCGGCGGTCCAGCCAAATACATTGCCGCCGAACATCAGCGGCACGACCTGCAATTCTGAACGGCCAATCCTGCGCTTCTGCATGATTTCTCCGGAATCGGTAACGGGCAGGCGAACGAGGATACGCCCACTTCCGCTCACCTGCTGCGCATCACGCTGGCGAGGCTGCATG from Paraburkholderia sp. HP33-1 includes the following:
- a CDS encoding aldo/keto reductase; translated protein: MQKRRIGRSELQVVPLMFGGNVFGWTADEATSFSILDAFVDAGLDFIDTADVYSAWVPGNKGGESETILGKWFRRSGKRERIVLATKVSKHPLRKGLSAANIQAAVEDSLRRLQTDYIDVYFSHDDDTATPLAETLGAYQKLIEAGKVRVIGASNYSGARVEEALAVSRQHGLPEYQLLQPEYNLYDRAQYERDSEPVALAHHLGVVVYYSLASGFLSGKYRSEADLAGKVRGSRVEKYLNGRGLRILGALDHVAQRHDSTPAAIALAWLIARPSVTAPIASATSVEQLKSLVAAVQLSLTADDIRELDDASA